The Eleutherodactylus coqui strain aEleCoq1 chromosome 6, aEleCoq1.hap1, whole genome shotgun sequence genome window below encodes:
- the LOC136632390 gene encoding tetraspanin-4-like isoform X2 produces MSMTRGCLLCIKITMFVFNLIFWLGGCGILGVGVWLAVTQGKFATLSISFPSLSAASLFMVTGSVIMVVGFIGCLGAVTEHRCLLLTFFVVLLIIFLLEIISMVLFFTYNDNFHKYAQEDLKKGLSLYQTAGNLGLTNAWDIVQTEFRCCGVKNFTDWLEMRNSSLVPHSCCMEQSPTCQSNPSTWWKDPCYEKVKRWVGSNISSVEIFGICILIVQVFGLIFSMLMYCQVLKAEKYYE; encoded by the exons CTTGGAGGATGTGGGATCCTTGGAGTTGGAGTCTGGTTGGCTGTTACGCAAGGAAAGTTTGCCACTCTCTCCATTTCTTTTCCGTCACTGTCAGCTGCCAGCCTCTTCATGGTGACAGGATCAGTGATAATGGTGGTGGGTTTCATTGGGTGCCTTGGAGCCGTGACAGAACACAGGTGTCTTCTGCTTACA TTCTTCGTGGTCTTACTGATCATCTTCCTCCTTGAAATAATCAGcatggtgctattcttcacataCAATGACAAT TTCCACAAATATGCACAAGAGGACCTAAAGAAAGGACTGTCACTCTATCAGACAGCGGGAAATCTTGGCTTGACCAATGCGTGGGACATCGTACAGACTGAG TTTCGATGCTGCGGAGTGAAGAACTTCACCGATTGGCTGGAAATGCGGAATAGTTCACTCGTGCCCCACTCTTGCTGTATGGAACAGAGTCCTACCTGCCAAAGCAACCCCAGCACTTGGTGGAAAGAT CCCTGCTATGAGAAAGTGAAGCGATGGGTCGGGAGTAACATTTCTTCTGTTGAGATCTTCGGCATATGTATTCTTATCGTGCAG GTATTTGGCTTGATCTTCTCCATGTTGATGTATTGCCAAGTTCTCAAGGCAGAAAAGTATTATGAATAA